The Mesorhizobium sp. M1D.F.Ca.ET.043.01.1.1 genome contains a region encoding:
- the queG gene encoding tRNA epoxyqueuosine(34) reductase QueG, with protein sequence MRTSTSDRTRLRALIDAEARRAGFEAIAVTRPDAIPLAPARLAEFVADGFHGSMDWIAETVLRRAQPSTLWPEVRSIIVLAMNYGPDRDPRDVLEKRDRGAISVYAQNRDYHDVMKGRLKEIAGKIVARAGGDVKVFVDTAPVMEKPLAEAAGLGWQGKHTNLVSRAHGSWLFLGTIFTTAELEPDKAEIDHCGSCRACLDVCPTDAFPAPYRLDARRCISYLTIENKGPIPVEFREKIGNRIYGCDDCLAVCPWNKFASAAAEAKLAARDDLREPPLSKLLLLDGAAFRAFFSGSPIKRIGRDRFVRNVLIAAGNSGDASLTPIVRGLLDDSSPLVRGAAVWALSRLMPARDFAARAAAALQTEGDATVRDEWFLVLSDPTKDH encoded by the coding sequence ATGCGGACCTCGACTTCTGATAGAACCCGACTGCGCGCGCTGATCGACGCGGAGGCGCGCCGCGCCGGCTTCGAGGCGATCGCGGTGACCAGGCCGGACGCGATCCCGCTGGCGCCGGCGCGCCTGGCGGAATTCGTCGCCGACGGTTTTCATGGCTCGATGGACTGGATCGCCGAGACGGTTCTGCGCCGCGCCCAGCCCTCGACGCTGTGGCCTGAGGTGCGCTCGATCATCGTCCTGGCCATGAACTACGGTCCCGACCGCGACCCGCGCGATGTCCTCGAAAAACGCGATCGCGGCGCGATCTCGGTCTATGCGCAAAACCGCGACTATCACGACGTGATGAAGGGCCGGCTGAAGGAGATCGCCGGCAAGATCGTGGCGCGGGCGGGAGGCGACGTCAAAGTCTTCGTCGATACGGCGCCGGTGATGGAAAAGCCGCTTGCCGAAGCCGCCGGGCTCGGCTGGCAGGGCAAGCACACCAATCTGGTGAGCCGCGCGCATGGCTCGTGGCTGTTCCTCGGCACCATCTTCACGACGGCCGAGCTCGAGCCGGACAAGGCGGAAATCGACCATTGCGGCTCCTGCCGCGCCTGCCTCGACGTCTGCCCGACCGATGCCTTCCCGGCGCCTTACCGGCTCGATGCGCGGCGCTGCATTTCCTACCTGACCATCGAGAACAAGGGGCCGATCCCAGTCGAATTCCGCGAGAAGATCGGCAATCGCATCTATGGCTGCGACGATTGCCTCGCCGTCTGTCCCTGGAACAAATTTGCGAGCGCCGCTGCTGAGGCGAAGCTTGCCGCGCGCGACGACCTGCGCGAGCCGCCGCTGTCGAAGCTTTTGCTCCTCGACGGCGCGGCGTTCCGCGCCTTCTTCTCCGGCTCGCCCATCAAGCGCATCGGCCGCGACCGCTTTGTCCGCAACGTGCTCATCGCCGCCGGCAACTCCGGCGATGCTTCGCTGACGCCGATCGTGCGCGGCCTGCTCGACGATAGCTCGCCGCTGGTGCGGGGTGCGGCAGTATGGGCGCTATCGCGACTGATGCCCGCGCGCGATTTTGCGGCGCGCGCCGCAGCGGCCTTGCAGACCGAAGGCGACGCAACGGTGCGCGACGAATGGTTCTTGGTGCTGTCTGATCCCACAAAGGATCATTGA
- a CDS encoding SDR family oxidoreductase yields the protein MGERRFFIFGAGYSGKAFARANELGAPIAGTTRSPDKFEALRQTGTEPLRFDGSLTPEISDALRQTTHLIVSVAPDEAGDPVLAAAGGTIRANMPALEWIGYLSTVGVYGDHDGAWVDESADCKPVSKRSVMRVAAEQEWLALGREIGKPVAILRLSGIYGPGRNALVNLEDGTARRLVKQDQVFNRIHCDDIAGALWHLAGKNLGGIFNVTDDEPAPPQDVVAYAAELMGVEPPPEIPFETAQLSPMARSFYGENKRVANKAIKTAGYSFRFPTYRVALERMWADGNWRDGEPRSPMKRS from the coding sequence ATGGGCGAAAGACGCTTCTTCATCTTCGGCGCCGGCTATTCCGGCAAGGCCTTTGCGCGCGCCAACGAGCTCGGCGCGCCGATCGCTGGAACGACACGCTCGCCGGACAAGTTCGAGGCGCTGCGGCAGACGGGCACCGAGCCGCTGCGCTTCGACGGTTCGCTGACGCCCGAGATCAGCGATGCGCTCCGGCAGACCACGCATCTCATCGTCTCGGTCGCGCCTGACGAAGCGGGCGATCCGGTGCTCGCCGCCGCGGGCGGGACGATCCGGGCAAACATGCCGGCGCTGGAATGGATCGGCTACCTTTCCACCGTCGGCGTCTATGGCGACCATGACGGCGCCTGGGTGGATGAGAGCGCCGACTGCAAACCGGTGTCGAAGCGCTCGGTGATGCGGGTGGCGGCCGAACAGGAATGGCTGGCTCTTGGCCGGGAAATCGGAAAACCGGTGGCAATCCTGCGGCTTTCCGGTATTTACGGCCCGGGCCGCAACGCCCTGGTCAATCTCGAAGACGGCACCGCGCGGCGGCTGGTCAAGCAGGATCAGGTCTTCAACCGCATCCATTGCGACGACATCGCGGGCGCGCTCTGGCACCTGGCCGGGAAAAATCTCGGCGGCATCTTCAACGTCACCGACGACGAGCCGGCGCCGCCGCAGGATGTCGTCGCCTATGCCGCCGAACTGATGGGCGTCGAGCCGCCGCCGGAAATTCCTTTCGAGACCGCCCAACTTTCGCCCATGGCGCGTTCCTTCTATGGCGAGAACAAGCGCGTCGCCAACAAAGCGATCAAGACGGCCGGCTACAGCTTCCGCTTCCCGACCTATCGGGTGGCGCTGGAGCGGATGTGGGCCGACGGCAACTGGCGGGACGGAGAGCCGCGCAGCCCGATGAAACGCTCGTGA
- the mepA gene encoding penicillin-insensitive murein endopeptidase → MMLRSLPDRKPFLTAALALVTLAALAAAAISAEPRAKDLFGAKKLPAVAPAQSFGFYSKGCFTGGVALPMDGPAWEVMRPSRNRRWGHPAMVALIEKLARDAQADGWPGLLVGDVSQPRGGPMMIGHASHQIGLDADIWLTPMPRRPLTFAERETMSATLMVDEKTHLVKEALWTPAHTRLLKRAASYPEVERILVNPGIKKRLCDTVTGDRSWLRKIRPFWGHDYHFHMRIGCQPGSPGCKAQEATPDDDGCGKPLAWWFTEEPWRPNKNPDAPKARDLMTMANLPRECQAVLAAADAPSLEAVTYHGGSAAAVAVAEPPAAEPAETISDAALPAAASAFAPTPKIGIPLPRPRPGN, encoded by the coding sequence ATGATGTTGCGATCGCTGCCCGACAGGAAGCCGTTCCTGACCGCCGCGCTTGCGCTGGTGACGTTGGCCGCGCTGGCCGCGGCCGCAATCTCGGCCGAACCGCGCGCAAAAGACCTGTTCGGCGCCAAGAAGCTGCCGGCGGTGGCGCCGGCGCAATCCTTCGGCTTCTACTCCAAGGGCTGCTTCACCGGCGGCGTCGCCCTGCCGATGGACGGCCCGGCCTGGGAGGTGATGCGCCCGTCGCGCAACCGCCGCTGGGGCCATCCGGCTATGGTCGCGCTGATCGAGAAGCTCGCAAGAGATGCCCAGGCGGACGGCTGGCCGGGGCTTCTGGTCGGCGACGTCTCGCAGCCGCGCGGCGGGCCGATGATGATCGGCCATGCCTCGCATCAGATCGGCCTCGACGCCGACATCTGGCTGACGCCGATGCCGAGGCGGCCGCTGACGTTTGCCGAACGCGAGACCATGAGCGCGACGCTGATGGTCGACGAGAAGACGCATCTGGTGAAGGAGGCGTTGTGGACGCCGGCGCATACGCGGCTGCTGAAGCGCGCGGCAAGCTATCCGGAGGTCGAGCGCATCCTGGTCAATCCGGGCATCAAGAAGAGGCTTTGCGACACCGTCACCGGCGACCGCTCCTGGCTGCGCAAGATCCGCCCGTTCTGGGGCCACGACTATCATTTCCACATGCGCATCGGCTGCCAGCCGGGCTCGCCCGGCTGCAAGGCGCAGGAGGCGACGCCGGACGACGACGGCTGCGGCAAGCCGCTGGCCTGGTGGTTCACCGAGGAGCCGTGGCGCCCGAACAAGAACCCGGATGCGCCGAAGGCCCGCGACCTGATGACGATGGCCAATTTGCCGAGGGAATGCCAGGCGGTGCTCGCCGCGGCGGACGCGCCTTCGCTGGAGGCCGTGACCTATCATGGCGGCAGCGCGGCGGCGGTCGCGGTGGCCGAACCGCCTGCGGCCGAACCGGCCGAGACGATTTCCGACGCCGCGCTTCCCGCGGCGGCAAGCGCCTTCGCACCGACACCGAAAATCGGCATTCCGCTGCCGCGGCCGAGACCGGGGAACTGA
- a CDS encoding glucokinase gives MAGEDDTALRFPVLIGDIGGTNARFSIVLDANSEATEPQIVQTANFRTIDEAIQAAVLDRSSVQPHSAVLAVAGPVDGDEIRLTNCPWVVKPHQMFANLGLSEIVVLNDFEAQALAVVALGEEHMEKIGGGTPEPSAGRVVLGPGTGLGVAGLIYALRHWIPVPGEGGHMDIGPRTPRDFEVFPHIEKLEGRISGEQILCGRGLVNLYRAVAKADAKAAPFTTPAEITATALAKSDPVAEEALELFVTCLGRTAGDLALVFMSRGGVFLTGGIAQKIVPALKAGNFRAAFEDKAPHSALMRAMPVYVITHPLAALLGLAAYARTPSLFGVQTAGRHWRA, from the coding sequence ATGGCAGGCGAAGACGACACAGCGCTGCGGTTTCCGGTCCTGATCGGCGACATCGGCGGCACCAATGCACGCTTCTCGATCGTGCTCGACGCCAATTCGGAAGCGACCGAGCCGCAGATCGTCCAGACGGCCAATTTCAGGACCATCGATGAGGCGATCCAGGCGGCGGTGCTCGACCGCTCGTCGGTCCAGCCGCATTCGGCGGTGCTGGCGGTGGCCGGGCCGGTCGACGGCGACGAGATCCGGCTCACCAACTGCCCCTGGGTGGTCAAGCCGCACCAGATGTTTGCCAATCTGGGCTTGAGCGAGATCGTCGTGCTCAACGATTTCGAGGCGCAGGCGCTTGCCGTCGTGGCGCTCGGCGAGGAGCATATGGAAAAGATCGGCGGCGGCACGCCCGAACCGAGCGCGGGGCGGGTCGTGCTCGGCCCCGGAACCGGGCTCGGCGTCGCCGGGCTGATCTACGCGCTTCGCCACTGGATACCGGTGCCGGGCGAGGGCGGGCATATGGACATCGGCCCGCGCACGCCGCGCGACTTCGAGGTGTTCCCGCATATCGAGAAGCTCGAAGGCCGCATCTCCGGCGAGCAGATCCTGTGCGGCCGCGGGCTGGTCAACCTCTATCGCGCTGTCGCCAAGGCCGACGCCAAGGCGGCACCCTTCACCACGCCGGCCGAGATCACCGCGACCGCGCTCGCCAAATCCGATCCGGTGGCTGAGGAAGCCCTGGAACTGTTCGTCACCTGCCTTGGCCGCACCGCCGGCGACCTGGCGCTGGTGTTCATGAGCCGCGGCGGCGTGTTCTTGACCGGCGGCATCGCGCAGAAGATCGTGCCGGCGCTGAAAGCCGGCAATTTCCGCGCCGCCTTCGAGGACAAGGCGCCGCACAGCGCGCTGATGCGGGCCATGCCGGTCTATGTGATCACCCACCCGCTGGCCGCGCTTCTCGGGCTGGCCGCCTATGCCAGGACCCCGTCGCTGTTCGGCGTCCAGACCGCGGGACGGCACTGGCGGGCGTGA